One genomic segment of Kordiimonas sp. SCSIO 12603 includes these proteins:
- a CDS encoding RNA pyrophosphohydrolase, producing the protein MTDLPYRPCVGVVLLNSEGNIFTAERLDRPGAWQMPQGGVDEGESLEEAALRELEEEISVPASAVKVLSQTSDWIAYDLPPKLIGVAWGGKFRGQKQHWFLLELTGDESLINLETEHPEFTRWKWSSREELISEIVDFKRDVYVKVAEELLS; encoded by the coding sequence ATGACTGATCTTCCTTATCGCCCTTGTGTTGGTGTTGTGCTTTTGAATTCTGAAGGCAATATCTTCACCGCCGAACGGCTCGACAGACCAGGCGCATGGCAAATGCCACAAGGTGGTGTGGATGAAGGCGAAAGTCTCGAAGAGGCCGCACTCAGGGAATTAGAGGAAGAAATCAGTGTACCCGCAAGCGCTGTGAAGGTCCTCAGTCAAACATCTGACTGGATTGCCTACGACCTCCCTCCCAAACTCATAGGCGTGGCCTGGGGCGGCAAATTTCGCGGGCAGAAGCAACACTGGTTCCTACTTGAACTAACAGGCGACGAAAGCCTGATTAATCTTGAAACAGAACATCCTGAATTTACGCGCTGGAAATGGTCTAGCCGAGAAGAACTTATCAGTGAGATTGTGGATTTCAAACGCGATGTGTACGTAAAGGTTGCTGAAGAGCTGCTGTCTTAA
- a CDS encoding divergent polysaccharide deacetylase family protein — translation MPSNLNALLIAWALSLITVVGGLVLLEAVHTPMAKEQPASTNTHAEDTDTADTMEKASMDTPAQATAQANIPHQQQPQEQATLNQPVQAPVENNSSTQPATQQPSLPAPGQAAPVNNQPAPQAAATGVQIEAIPALLEETSQGFLPKIADDGRKPRNVYAAPQPSDRNSPRVALIMTNLGKLSRNTKRAIDGLPTEVGLAFSPYSARLNEWGVEARTKGFEVYLTIPMEPVNYPQNDPGPFSLLTARTTRENINLLKSSLARLTGYVGVINHMGSRFTASADSIRPILTELNRRGLMFIDSRSSQYSVAANMSRALGMPTAINNRNLDEVLSETEIMSQLQELEKRARAQGAALGHARAYPVTIRAINKWKETLADKGILFVPVSAVADLQPLPR, via the coding sequence GTGCCGTCTAACCTGAATGCGCTTCTAATCGCTTGGGCATTAAGCCTGATTACCGTTGTTGGTGGTTTGGTGCTGCTTGAAGCTGTTCACACGCCCATGGCAAAAGAACAGCCTGCATCAACCAACACGCATGCAGAAGATACGGATACTGCTGACACCATGGAGAAAGCTTCCATGGACACGCCTGCACAGGCTACTGCGCAAGCGAATATTCCTCATCAGCAACAACCACAAGAACAAGCGACGCTTAATCAGCCTGTTCAGGCGCCTGTTGAAAACAATAGCAGCACACAGCCTGCTACTCAGCAGCCAAGCCTGCCAGCACCTGGTCAAGCAGCACCTGTGAATAATCAACCAGCGCCCCAAGCTGCTGCGACAGGTGTTCAAATCGAAGCAATACCCGCACTTTTGGAGGAAACAAGCCAAGGTTTTCTTCCAAAAATTGCTGATGATGGTCGCAAGCCTCGTAATGTTTATGCGGCGCCTCAACCATCAGACAGAAATTCACCTCGTGTTGCTTTGATCATGACCAACCTTGGCAAATTATCTCGCAACACCAAACGCGCGATTGACGGCTTGCCTACAGAGGTAGGACTAGCGTTTTCACCTTATTCAGCGCGGTTAAATGAATGGGGTGTAGAAGCCCGTACAAAGGGTTTCGAGGTATATCTCACAATCCCAATGGAACCTGTGAATTATCCACAGAATGATCCAGGCCCGTTTTCACTGTTAACAGCGCGTACTACACGGGAAAACATCAACCTGCTGAAATCTTCACTAGCTCGTTTAACTGGTTATGTAGGTGTGATTAACCACATGGGGTCCCGCTTCACTGCATCCGCAGACAGTATTCGCCCAATCCTTACGGAACTGAACCGTCGTGGCCTGATGTTTATTGATAGCCGTTCTTCACAGTATTCTGTGGCAGCGAATATGTCTCGTGCGCTAGGCATGCCAACAGCGATCAACAACCGTAATCTGGATGAAGTACTTTCGGAAACCGAAATTATGAGCCAGCTGCAGGAGCTTGAGAAGCGTGCTAGAGCACAAGGAGCTGCGCTTGGTCATGCACGTGCTTATCCGGTTACAATCCGCGCAATTAACAAATGGAAAGAGACACTGGCCGATAAAGGTATTCTATTCGTACCTGTAAGTGCAGTGGCAGACCTACAGCCACTTCCTCGTTAA
- a CDS encoding S41 family peptidase, which produces MRKFVTSALIAFMMAMPAEAQKSKSDEDELYKQLDLLVNILERVRNDYVDEVDDKEVIEAAIQGMLKSLDPHSTYLNPDVFQQVRVQTEGEYGGLGIEVQMENGVVKVVSPIDDTPAAKAGVQGGDYITHIDGDAILGKTLTEAVKEMRGKVGEPIIVTIVREGEDGPFDMEIIREKILVRSVRHRIEEDTIGYIRVTTFNMQSGVGVENAIEKLMEQSGGALDGVILDLRNNPGGLLKEAIRISDAFLDRGEIVSTRGRRPENNNRWYATPGDMLDGLPVVVLTNAYSASASEIVAGALQDHRRAIVLGDKTFGKGTVQSEIRLGRRANQAIRLTTARYFTPSGRSIQERGVEPDIPLQFPRPKSQRNAQPRREADLNGVIKNDQRKLDRSGEEGALDNSVSVEEATKETAGKEPERVDVQLRYAIKLLKNLSRLPEEQVAEAEIKQ; this is translated from the coding sequence ATGCGTAAATTTGTGACGAGCGCCTTGATTGCTTTCATGATGGCTATGCCAGCAGAAGCACAGAAATCTAAATCCGATGAAGATGAACTATATAAACAGCTTGATCTTCTTGTGAATATTCTTGAGCGCGTCAGAAATGATTATGTAGACGAAGTGGACGACAAAGAAGTGATCGAAGCTGCTATCCAAGGCATGCTGAAATCGCTGGACCCACACTCAACATATCTGAACCCCGATGTTTTCCAGCAGGTACGTGTTCAAACCGAAGGTGAATATGGTGGCCTTGGTATTGAAGTACAGATGGAAAACGGCGTAGTGAAAGTCGTTTCCCCTATCGATGACACGCCCGCTGCCAAAGCAGGTGTTCAGGGCGGTGATTATATCACCCATATTGATGGTGACGCAATTCTCGGTAAAACACTCACAGAGGCCGTGAAAGAAATGCGCGGCAAAGTGGGTGAGCCAATTATCGTTACCATCGTTCGCGAAGGTGAAGATGGCCCCTTTGATATGGAAATTATCCGCGAGAAAATTCTCGTGCGCTCTGTTCGCCACCGTATTGAAGAAGATACAATCGGATATATCCGTGTAACCACTTTCAACATGCAATCTGGCGTTGGTGTGGAAAACGCTATTGAAAAATTGATGGAGCAATCAGGCGGTGCGCTTGACGGTGTTATTCTAGACCTTCGCAATAATCCAGGCGGCCTTCTAAAAGAAGCCATCCGTATTTCAGATGCTTTCCTTGATCGCGGTGAGATTGTTTCCACCCGTGGTCGCCGTCCAGAAAACAATAACCGCTGGTACGCTACACCGGGGGATATGCTCGATGGCCTACCTGTTGTTGTTCTGACAAATGCTTATTCTGCATCTGCCTCAGAGATTGTTGCAGGTGCCTTGCAGGACCACCGCCGTGCTATCGTGCTTGGTGACAAAACCTTTGGTAAAGGTACCGTACAAAGTGAAATTCGTTTAGGTCGCCGCGCAAACCAAGCCATTCGCCTGACAACAGCACGTTACTTCACCCCAAGTGGCCGTTCTATCCAGGAGCGCGGCGTAGAGCCAGATATCCCACTACAGTTCCCGCGCCCAAAGAGCCAGCGTAATGCGCAGCCTCGCCGTGAAGCAGATTTGAACGGTGTAATCAAAAACGACCAACGTAAACTTGACCGTAGCGGTGAAGAAGGCGCTCTTGACAATAGTGTTTCTGTTGAAGAAGCAACAAAAGAAACTGCAGGAAAAGAGCCAGAACGGGTTGACGTACAACTGAGATATGCGATTAAGCTATTGAAAAACCTTTCCCGCTTGCCTGAAGAGCAAGTGGCGGAAGCTGAAATTAAACAATAG
- a CDS encoding murein hydrolase activator EnvC: MPLLKRQYKGHFAHSRLVLSGLLATTLLVSQPLLAQEKNEAAKRRLEEITKTIKETEAQKQELEDKSTFALSEAERLSIQLVELAQSIRSSEANASRLESRIEILEIEVRDKEQRLDGRQDELLELLSALERLSKRPAALALLQPREALTTARSASLMGTIIPDIREKAQALRGELTLLANMQKELGEERFALKNTLEQLTLNQGKIDLLVRQRRSEAQKASQQAEALERELKKFARDAKNLQDLIAKLEQQAAKAKRLAEKRPKVIERANASLTGVPINRRKGSLIFPAIGRLISHFGDKEPVGNAQGIKIETRLGAQVVAPYEGKIVFAGPFRDYGQLLIIEHAGGYHSLLAGLDELSGAVGQWVLTGEPLGTMALSDETDQLYLEMRHKGRAINPEPWLQKQLAFR; encoded by the coding sequence GTGCCTCTGCTTAAGCGGCAATATAAAGGGCACTTTGCTCATAGCCGATTGGTTTTAAGCGGCTTGCTGGCTACTACGCTCCTGGTAAGCCAGCCTCTTCTGGCGCAGGAAAAAAATGAAGCCGCTAAACGGCGTTTGGAAGAGATCACCAAAACCATCAAAGAAACGGAAGCTCAAAAACAAGAACTGGAAGATAAAAGCACCTTCGCTCTTAGTGAAGCTGAACGGCTTTCTATTCAGCTTGTTGAACTCGCACAAAGTATCCGATCCTCAGAGGCGAACGCCAGTAGGCTAGAAAGCCGTATTGAAATCTTGGAAATTGAAGTGCGGGATAAAGAACAACGGCTAGATGGCAGACAGGATGAACTTCTGGAACTGCTCTCTGCTCTTGAACGCCTATCCAAGCGCCCAGCAGCTCTTGCCTTACTTCAGCCACGGGAAGCCCTTACAACAGCAAGAAGCGCTTCACTGATGGGTACCATCATTCCTGATATTAGGGAAAAAGCCCAAGCACTTAGAGGCGAGCTTACATTGCTTGCCAATATGCAAAAGGAGTTAGGTGAAGAGCGCTTTGCCCTTAAAAATACCTTGGAGCAGTTAACCCTTAATCAAGGAAAAATTGATCTACTGGTAAGACAGCGCAGAAGTGAAGCGCAAAAAGCGTCTCAGCAGGCAGAAGCACTTGAACGTGAACTAAAGAAATTTGCACGTGATGCTAAAAACTTGCAGGATTTGATCGCAAAACTGGAACAGCAGGCCGCAAAAGCGAAACGTTTAGCTGAAAAACGGCCTAAAGTTATAGAACGTGCAAACGCCAGTTTAACGGGTGTGCCAATCAATCGCAGGAAAGGGAGTTTGATTTTCCCTGCTATCGGGAGATTGATAAGCCACTTTGGTGACAAGGAACCCGTTGGAAATGCACAAGGTATTAAGATTGAAACCCGATTAGGTGCACAAGTTGTTGCCCCCTATGAAGGGAAAATCGTTTTTGCCGGGCCGTTTAGAGATTATGGCCAACTATTGATTATTGAGCACGCAGGCGGTTACCATAGCTTGCTTGCGGGACTAGATGAACTTTCAGGCGCTGTTGGACAGTGGGTTTTAACAGGGGAACCACTAGGCACCATGGCACTGAGTGATGAAACAGACCAGCTGTATCTGGAAATGCGCCATAAGGGCCGCGCAATTAACCCAGAACCTTGGTTACAAAAGCAATTGGCTTTTCGCTGA